The following are from one region of the Ochotona princeps isolate mOchPri1 chromosome 4, mOchPri1.hap1, whole genome shotgun sequence genome:
- the LOC101522590 gene encoding cytochrome c oxidase subunit 8A, mitochondrial, translating to MSVFTPLLLRGLTGPVRRLPVPRAQVHSKPPREQLGTMDMAVGLTSCILCFLLPSGWILSHLDSYKKRE from the exons ATGTCGGTCTTCACGCCGCTGCTGCTGAGGGGCCTCACGGGCCCGGTCCGGCGGCTCCCGGTGCCGCGCGCGCAGGTCCATTCCAAGCCTCCGCGGGAGCAGCTCGGGACCATG GACATGGCCGTCGGGCTCACCTCCTGTATCCTGTGTTTCCTCCTGCCATCCGGCTGGATCCTCTCGCACCTGGACAGCTACAAGAAGCGGGAGTGA